In Juglans microcarpa x Juglans regia isolate MS1-56 chromosome 7D, Jm3101_v1.0, whole genome shotgun sequence, the following are encoded in one genomic region:
- the LOC121239652 gene encoding LOW QUALITY PROTEIN: zinc finger CCCH domain-containing protein 53-like (The sequence of the model RefSeq protein was modified relative to this genomic sequence to represent the inferred CDS: inserted 1 base in 1 codon) gives MDTYEATQVVFSRIQTLDHENASKIMGYLLLQDHGEKEMIRLAFGPDINLQNLILKAKTHLGLPSNSIASSPSTLSATSPFKPISRPNPLSLSTTSTSRNTANGIDVSKPSSPSPNPWPRTGFSSTTPSLSYASVVKETSDIGPGSFLSSALPYNSSDLIDDYPLQDHLAFLNDSKIDDLLDSRLDLTVNPRSYAESPFHTRSYLAPAGVSSGSEDASSGLGWKPCLYFARGFCKNGSSCRFLHTDSLDTAAIVGSPSKLNELEKCQEFLRSKAAHQQKLTTASQFMVGASYPYNKCLSLLLQQQNDTQRSAAAAALMIGDELPKFARYRSERNDFSSMGLGGMVNPGSRQIYLTFPADSTFREEDVSNYFSIYGPVQDVRIPYQQKRMFGFVTFVYPETVKIILAKGNPHFVCDSRVLVKPYKEKGKIPDKKQQQQHQLERGEYSLCSSPSGLDSREPLDLHFGARMFYDAQEMLGRKLEEQADLQQAVELQGRRLKNLQLLDLKNHCYHPHQYHHNLSLGSPIPSPTLTQAPNSQALVLPTVGIDQIVPTEKNDHLGAGTSQTVAADAGRQLQQEVNPASSNGNADSNSMSKEEKSYPKESDLPESLEHSLPDSLFVCPKKSAGDQFTALSVASAKADETTIASSSSNNNSLLPTTSPLAMASLKXCFLQMPRFPFGHGM, from the exons ATGGATACTTATGAAGCTACTCAGGTAGTTTTCTCCAGAATCCAAACCTTGGACCATGAAAATGCCTCGAAAATCATGGGCTACCTTCTCTTGCAAGATCACGGTGAGAAAGAGATGATACGCTTGGCCTTTGGACCAGACATCAATCTTCAGAATCTTATCCTCAAAGCCAAAACCCATTTGGGACTGCCCTCAAACTCCATAGCCTCTTCACCCTCTACACTTTCCGCTACTTCTCCCTTCAAACCCATCTCAAGGCCCAACCCTTTGTCCCTCTCCACCACCTCCACGTCCAGAAACACAGCTAATGGCATTGACGTCTCAAAACCATCTTCCCCTTCCCCAAACCCTTGGCCTCGTACTGGCTTTTCCAGTACTACTCCTTCTCTCTCTTACGCCAGTGTTGTTAAAGAAACCAGTGATATTGGTCCCGGCTCATTTTTATCTTCTGCATTGCCCTATAACTCTAGTGACCTCATTGATGACTACCCACTTCAAGATCATCTTGCTTTTCTCAATGATTCTAAGATCGATGACTTGCTCGACTCGCGGCTGGATTTGACCGTGAATCCGAGATCTTATGCTGAATCCCCGTTCCACACCCGAAGCTATTTGGCTCCTGCAGGTGTGTCTTCTGGGTCGGAAGACGCAAGCTCCGGGCTTGGATGGAAACCATGCCTGTATTTCGCCAGAGGGTTTTGTAAAAATGGCAGCAGTTGCCGTTTTCTTCACACTGATTCCTTGGATACTGCTGCTATTGTTGGTTCGCCGAGCAAACTCAACGAATTAGAAAAGTGCCAAGAGTTTCTTAGATCAAAGGCTGCCCACCAGCAAAAGCTAACCACGGCGTCGCAGTTCATGGTCGGAGCTTCTTACCCTTACAACAAGTGCCTGAGTCTTCTGTTGCAACAACAAAATGACACCCAGAG ATCGGCAGCAGCAGCAGCGTTGATGATAGGGGATGAACTTCCCAAGTTTGCGCGCTACCGGTCTGAAAGGAATGATTTTTCGTCCATGGGTTTGGGAGGAATGGTGAATCCAGGCTCCAGACAGATTTACTTGACATTCCCAGCTGACAGCACTTTCAGAGAAGAAGATGTTTCCAACTACTTCAG CATTTACGGACCTGTGCAAGATGTGAGGATTCCATACCAGCAAAAGCGAATGTTTGGATTTGTTACGTTCGTTTACCCGGAGACAGTGAAGATTATTTTAGCGAAAGGGAACCCTCATTTTGTTTGTGATTCCCGTGTGCTTGTTAAGCCTTACAAGGAGAAGGGAAAGATACCTGACAA GAAGCAACAACAGCAGCATCAGTTGGAGAGGGGAGAGTATTCACTGTGTTCAAGTCCATCAGGGCTTGATTCTAGAGAGCCACTTGACCTCCACTTTG GAGCAAGAATGTTTTATGATGCTCAAGAAATGTTGGGAAGGAAACTGGAGGAACAGGCTGATCTGCAGCAAGCCGTTGAACTACAAGGGAGAAGGCTGAAGAATCTGCAACTTTTGGACTTGAAGAATCATTGTTATCATCCTCATCAATATCATCACAATTTATCTCTTGGGTCCCCCATTCCCTCGCCAACTCTAACTCAGGCTCCTAACAGTCAAGCCCTCGTTCTTCCAACTGTTGGCATAGATCAAATAGTCCCAACAG AGAAAAACGATCATCTAGGCGCAGGCACTTCTCAAACTGTTGCTGCAGATGCTGGTCGGCAGCTGCAGCAGGAAGTGAATCCGGCTAGTAGTAATGGCAATGCTGATAGCAATAGCATGAGCAAGGAGGAGAAATCATATCCTAAAGAAAGTGACCTCCCTGAAAg TCTAGAGCACAGCCTCCCTGATAGCCTCTTTGTTTGTCCTAAAAAATCAGCTGGTGACCAATTCACTGCCCTTTCCGTTGCTTCCGCTAAAGCCGATGAAACCACAATTGCTTCGTCTTCTTCTAATAACAACTCATTGCTGCCCACCACTTCCCCACTCGCCATGGCTTCTCTGA ACTGTTTTCTCCAAATGCCCAG GTTTCCTTTTGGGCATGGAATGTAG